From Pseudomonas putida, one genomic window encodes:
- a CDS encoding DUF3077 domain-containing protein: MSDELRLRSTAGKETFLGLYAIQPGIPLNHAFDELSVLLGCIRHLSEEAEMEGNMIAGSAARILSAMAKALINDMEMGMNRSA; this comes from the coding sequence GTGAGTGATGAACTGAGACTGCGCAGCACAGCCGGTAAGGAAACATTCCTCGGCTTGTACGCCATCCAGCCGGGCATACCGCTCAATCATGCGTTCGATGAGCTGTCGGTCTTGCTCGGTTGTATCCGGCATTTGAGCGAGGAAGCCGAGATGGAGGGCAACATGATCGCTGGCAGTGCGGCACGCATTCTCAGTGCCATGGCCAAAGCCCTGATCAACGACATGGAAATGGGCATGAACCGCAGCGCCTAA
- a CDS encoding type I secretion system permease/ATPase codes for MNDTVNLSQATQQQNPEPAVVHRPDLGPWLEVMLQVAHHYRLDVSPQRIRLAAVEDARPLDEILRHMARQAGLSLRFVRFDAKALRQWRTPLVLELNDGQLAVVEAVTEDNQLAVVFAGDQGLTSRLPREALEGRINRVALMRPARPLRDVRTDDYTAPYDRHWFARIVLRDLRPYGQVMVASLVANVLALAGVLFSMQVYDRVIPAESLPTLYVLFGGVVLALVFDFSMRLLRLKVTDLLGKRADLRVSDLVYGHALRLRNSARPKSTGSFISQLRELESIRDLITSSTATALADLPFFLLFLFVFWLIGGVLVFIPLLALLAMLLPGLLAQRRLARLANASMRESSLRNAMLVESVQGLDEIKALQAEARFEHQWNQYNAACAHTNLHLRTLTNGLVTWTQNVQGAVFAVVIVIGAPMVIAGDLTTGSLVAASMLSSRMMAPLAQLTHVLTRWQQAKVALQGLDKLMQAPVDHPEGEARVHLPAIRGEYRLRQANFRYDPEAPPVLNIGQLDIRPGERIAVLGRNGAGKSTLLQALGGAMDLVQGEVTLDGIALAHLDPADLRRDVGLLAQYARLFHGTLRENLTLGAGQASDQELVAALAATGALEFVRRLPKGMDHLILEGGLGLSGGQRQALVLARLLVRQPQVLLLDEPTASLDDTTERKLLDNLDRFCQGRTLVIATHRLSVLQRVERIIVLEGGRIVIDDSRDAALAKLQGAQA; via the coding sequence ATGAACGATACGGTCAACCTGAGCCAAGCCACGCAGCAGCAAAACCCGGAGCCAGCTGTCGTCCATCGGCCGGACCTTGGCCCTTGGCTTGAAGTCATGCTGCAGGTCGCCCACCACTACCGGTTGGATGTATCGCCCCAGCGCATCCGCCTGGCGGCGGTCGAAGATGCCCGGCCGCTGGATGAAATTCTGCGCCACATGGCGCGCCAGGCCGGCCTGTCCCTGCGCTTCGTGCGCTTCGATGCCAAAGCCCTGCGGCAATGGCGTACCCCCCTGGTGCTCGAACTCAACGATGGCCAGCTGGCTGTGGTCGAAGCCGTGACCGAGGACAACCAGCTGGCCGTGGTGTTCGCCGGCGACCAGGGCCTCACCTCGCGCCTGCCCCGCGAAGCGCTCGAAGGGCGCATCAACCGCGTGGCACTGATGCGCCCGGCACGGCCATTGCGCGACGTGCGTACCGACGACTACACCGCCCCGTACGACCGCCATTGGTTCGCCCGCATCGTGCTGCGCGACCTGCGCCCGTACGGGCAGGTGATGGTCGCCTCGCTGGTGGCCAACGTGCTGGCCCTGGCCGGCGTGCTGTTCTCGATGCAGGTGTATGACCGGGTGATCCCCGCCGAATCGCTGCCCACCCTGTACGTGCTGTTCGGCGGTGTGGTGCTGGCGCTGGTGTTCGATTTCAGCATGCGCCTGCTGCGCCTGAAGGTTACCGACCTGCTCGGCAAACGCGCCGACCTGCGCGTCTCGGACCTGGTCTACGGCCATGCCCTGCGCCTGCGCAACTCGGCGCGGCCGAAATCCACCGGCTCGTTCATTTCGCAACTGCGCGAGCTGGAGTCGATCCGCGACCTGATCACCTCCAGCACCGCCACCGCGCTGGCCGACCTGCCGTTCTTCCTGTTGTTCCTGTTCGTGTTCTGGCTGATCGGCGGCGTGCTGGTGTTCATCCCGCTGCTGGCGCTGCTGGCCATGCTCCTGCCTGGTTTGCTGGCGCAGCGCCGGCTGGCACGCCTGGCCAATGCCTCGATGCGCGAATCGTCCCTGCGCAACGCCATGCTGGTGGAAAGCGTTCAGGGCCTGGATGAAATCAAGGCACTGCAGGCCGAAGCGCGCTTCGAACACCAGTGGAACCAGTACAACGCAGCCTGCGCGCACACCAACCTGCATCTGCGCACCCTGACCAACGGCCTGGTGACCTGGACCCAGAACGTGCAAGGCGCGGTGTTTGCCGTGGTCATCGTCATCGGCGCGCCGATGGTGATTGCCGGCGACCTCACCACCGGTAGCCTGGTGGCCGCCTCGATGCTGTCCTCGCGGATGATGGCGCCGCTGGCGCAGCTGACCCATGTGCTGACCCGCTGGCAACAAGCCAAGGTGGCGCTACAGGGCCTGGACAAACTGATGCAGGCGCCGGTCGATCACCCCGAAGGCGAAGCCCGGGTACACCTGCCGGCCATCCGCGGGGAGTACCGGCTGCGCCAGGCCAACTTCCGCTACGACCCCGAGGCACCACCGGTGCTGAACATCGGCCAGCTGGACATCCGGCCGGGCGAACGCATCGCCGTGCTGGGGCGCAATGGCGCCGGCAAGTCGACGCTGCTGCAGGCGCTGGGCGGTGCCATGGACCTGGTGCAAGGCGAGGTCACGCTCGACGGCATTGCCCTGGCCCACCTGGACCCGGCCGACCTGCGCCGGGACGTCGGCTTGCTGGCGCAGTATGCGCGGCTGTTCCACGGCACCCTGCGTGAGAACCTCACCCTCGGCGCCGGCCAGGCCAGTGACCAGGAGCTGGTGGCCGCGCTGGCCGCCACGGGCGCCTTGGAGTTCGTGCGCCGCCTGCCCAAAGGTATGGACCACCTGATTCTGGAAGGCGGCCTGGGCCTGTCCGGCGGGCAGCGTCAGGCATTGGTGCTGGCACGTTTGCTGGTGCGCCAGCCGCAGGTACTGCTGCTGGATGAACCCACCGCCTCGCTGGACGACACGACCGAACGCAAGCTGCTCGATAACCTCGACCGCTTCTGCCAAGGCCGCACTTTGGTGATCGCCACCCACCGGTTGAGTGTGCTGCAACGGGTGGAGCGGATCATCGTGCTCGAAGGCGGGCGCATCGTCATCGACGACAGCCGTGACGCCGCCCTGGCCAAACTGCAAGGAGCGCAGGCATGA
- a CDS encoding efflux RND transporter periplasmic adaptor subunit — translation MRRPTCPLLLATTALLALAALGIWYGQRQEAPVARAQSAIPVRVVSVAQQDVPRYASAIGSVLSLHSVEVKPQVEGVLTRVLVKEGQWVKQGDLLATLDDRSIRASLDQARAQLGQSQAQIQVAGVDLKRYRLLSSDDGVSKQTLDQQQALVNQLQATVKGNQAAIANAEVQLSYTQIRSPVTGRVGIRNIDPGNLVRASDTQGLFSVTQIDPIAVEFSLPQQMLPTLQGLLKASAPALVQAYMDADGERTLLGEGHLALIDNQISANTGTVRVKAEFDNKDGRLWPGQLVTIRLRTAVQENALVVPPPVVQRGADGHFVYRLDGDKVTSVPVKVLYQDSVLNIIAGVKPGERLVLDGQSRLKPGSRVEVAPDAPPPSEMADGRGQP, via the coding sequence ATGCGACGTCCTACCTGCCCTCTCCTGCTGGCTACCACCGCCCTGCTCGCCCTCGCAGCCTTGGGCATCTGGTATGGCCAGCGCCAGGAGGCGCCGGTTGCGCGCGCGCAAAGCGCCATCCCGGTGCGCGTGGTCAGCGTTGCCCAGCAGGACGTGCCGCGCTACGCCAGCGCCATCGGCTCAGTGCTGTCGCTGCACAGCGTCGAAGTAAAACCGCAGGTCGAAGGGGTGCTGACCCGGGTACTTGTCAAAGAGGGCCAGTGGGTAAAGCAAGGCGACCTGCTGGCAACCCTTGACGACCGCAGCATCCGCGCCAGCCTGGACCAGGCCCGCGCTCAGCTCGGCCAGAGCCAGGCGCAAATCCAGGTCGCCGGTGTAGACCTCAAGCGTTACCGCCTGCTCAGCAGCGATGACGGCGTGTCCAAGCAGACCCTCGACCAGCAACAGGCGCTGGTCAACCAGCTGCAGGCCACCGTAAAAGGCAACCAGGCCGCCATCGCCAATGCCGAAGTGCAACTCTCCTACACGCAGATTCGCTCCCCCGTCACCGGACGCGTTGGCATCCGCAACATCGACCCCGGCAACCTGGTGCGCGCCAGCGATACGCAGGGCCTGTTCAGCGTGACCCAAATCGACCCCATCGCGGTCGAGTTCTCCTTGCCGCAACAGATGCTGCCAACCCTGCAAGGCCTGCTCAAGGCGTCGGCCCCTGCATTGGTGCAGGCCTACATGGACGCCGATGGCGAACGCACCCTGCTGGGTGAGGGCCACCTGGCCTTGATCGACAACCAGATTTCAGCCAACACCGGGACGGTGCGGGTCAAGGCTGAATTCGACAACAAGGACGGCCGGCTGTGGCCAGGGCAACTGGTGACCATCCGTTTACGCACCGCGGTGCAGGAGAACGCCCTGGTGGTGCCACCGCCGGTGGTGCAGCGCGGCGCCGATGGCCACTTCGTCTACCGCCTGGACGGTGACAAGGTCACCAGTGTGCCAGTCAAAGTGCTGTACCAGGACAGCGTGCTGAACATCATTGCCGGGGTCAAACCGGGCGAGCGTCTGGTGCTCGATGGCCAGTCGCGGCTCAAGCCCGGCTCGCGCGTGGAGGTCGCCCCGGACGCACCGCCACCGTCGGAAATGGCCGACGGCCGGGGCCAGCCATGA
- a CDS encoding HlyD family type I secretion periplasmic adaptor subunit, whose translation MSNHELPASYLDGQDDQAVLRAGRVITVCALMLAAFLAWAAWFEVTEVSTGTGKVIPSSREQVIQSFEGGIVAEMNVAEGDLVERGQVLAQLDPTKTASSVGESEAKYRAATASVARLRAEVTGKPLVFPDSLRDSPELIDAETALYQTRRRGLEQTLAGIEDSLRLVRSELQITENLAKMGASSRVEVIRLNRQRSELELKANEARSDYLVRAREELAKASAEADSLSEVIRGRSDSLSRLTLRSPVRGIVKDIEVNTLGGVVQPGGQVMKIVPMDERLLIETRIAPRDIAFIHPDQAAKVKISAYDYSVYGGLEGKVVGISPDTLQDEVKPEIYYYRVFIRTEQDSLQNKAGKRFSIVPGMIATVDIRTGEKTILDYLIKPLNRAKEALRER comes from the coding sequence ATGAGCAACCATGAACTCCCCGCGTCCTACCTCGATGGCCAGGACGATCAGGCCGTGCTGCGCGCCGGCCGCGTGATCACCGTGTGCGCACTGATGCTGGCCGCGTTCCTGGCCTGGGCTGCCTGGTTCGAGGTCACCGAAGTCTCTACCGGCACCGGCAAGGTGATCCCCAGCTCGCGCGAGCAAGTGATCCAGTCGTTCGAAGGCGGCATCGTCGCCGAGATGAACGTGGCCGAAGGCGATCTGGTCGAGCGCGGCCAGGTGCTGGCCCAGCTCGACCCGACCAAGACGGCCTCCAGTGTCGGTGAAAGTGAGGCCAAGTACCGTGCGGCCACCGCCAGCGTTGCCCGCTTGCGCGCCGAGGTCACCGGCAAGCCGCTGGTTTTCCCTGACAGCCTGCGCGACTCGCCGGAGCTGATCGACGCCGAAACCGCGCTGTACCAGACCCGCCGCCGCGGCCTGGAGCAGACCCTGGCGGGTATCGAGGACTCGCTGCGGCTGGTGCGCAGCGAACTGCAGATTACCGAGAACCTCGCCAAGATGGGGGCCTCCAGCCGGGTCGAAGTGATCCGCCTCAACCGCCAGCGCTCGGAACTCGAGCTCAAGGCCAACGAAGCGCGCTCCGATTATCTGGTACGCGCCCGCGAAGAACTGGCCAAGGCCAGCGCCGAAGCCGACAGCCTCTCGGAAGTGATCCGCGGGCGCAGCGATTCGCTGTCACGCCTGACCTTGCGCTCGCCGGTGCGGGGCATCGTCAAGGACATCGAGGTCAACACCCTGGGCGGGGTGGTACAGCCTGGTGGGCAGGTGATGAAGATCGTGCCGATGGACGAACGCTTGCTGATCGAGACACGCATCGCCCCCCGCGACATCGCCTTCATCCACCCCGACCAGGCGGCCAAGGTGAAGATAAGTGCCTATGACTATTCGGTATATGGTGGGTTGGAAGGCAAGGTGGTGGGCATCTCGCCGGACACCCTGCAGGATGAGGTGAAACCGGAAATCTATTACTACCGGGTGTTCATCCGTACCGAGCAGGACAGCCTGCAGAACAAGGCCGGCAAGCGCTTTTCGATCGTGCCGGGGATGATTGCCACGGTGGATATCCGCACCGGTGAGAAAACCATTCTCGATTACCTGATCAAGCCGCTGAACCGGGCCAAGGAAGCCTTGCGCGAGCGCTAG
- a CDS encoding TolC family outer membrane protein has product MKRSSPLSPLLPGAVALLALIWNPVAQAADDIDPSLRTIGPSLLRDAPDAIPARPAAGQAATHGDRLGLAEAVLAAAQWHPSIAEAVGNLYKQGEGINVARAGYYPQVSGGIRTGYDSGYGGDRSSQALNLSLKQMLYDFGKVDSAVDAAKAAAARAQANILLVIDDLARDTAYAWIETRRYEQLMVIAREQINGVNAIAGMARQRSDMGASTRSDVVQAESRVEGARATLEEYQAQYQRWRSTLAALLGRVSPPALAEETPPELDQACKRPPQGDDRLPAVLMALALRAQSQAELAQAKAEAYPTLSLQPQVNHYLDNDYDRDNNRLDRTQAGIYLNLEVPIYQGGAISARSRAAGYALTAADSAEDAARLQARRGLAEAMAQTSGLGRRLSSLQARQASIKEARMLYGRQYLDLGTRPLLDLLNAEQEIYQSRFELAGTRSDLLRLDVDCLYNTGALRMALGLEGRNLQGVEIEP; this is encoded by the coding sequence GTGAAGCGAAGCAGTCCGCTGTCACCGCTGTTGCCGGGAGCCGTCGCGCTCCTGGCATTGATTTGGAACCCGGTTGCGCAGGCAGCCGATGACATAGACCCCTCGCTACGCACCATCGGCCCGTCACTGCTACGCGATGCCCCCGATGCCATCCCTGCCCGCCCCGCGGCAGGCCAGGCCGCCACCCATGGCGATCGGCTCGGGCTGGCCGAGGCAGTGCTGGCCGCTGCGCAGTGGCACCCCAGCATCGCTGAAGCCGTCGGCAACCTGTACAAGCAAGGCGAAGGCATCAACGTGGCGCGCGCCGGTTACTACCCGCAGGTGTCCGGCGGTATCCGCACCGGCTATGACAGCGGGTATGGCGGCGACCGCAGCAGCCAGGCGCTGAACCTGTCGCTCAAGCAGATGCTCTACGATTTCGGCAAGGTCGACAGCGCCGTCGACGCCGCCAAGGCCGCTGCCGCCCGGGCCCAGGCCAACATCTTGCTGGTCATCGACGACCTGGCCCGCGATACCGCCTACGCCTGGATCGAAACCCGCCGCTACGAGCAGCTGATGGTGATTGCCCGTGAGCAGATCAACGGCGTCAATGCTATTGCCGGCATGGCGCGCCAGCGCAGCGACATGGGCGCCAGCACGCGCTCCGACGTGGTCCAGGCCGAGTCCCGGGTGGAAGGCGCCCGCGCGACCCTCGAGGAATATCAGGCCCAGTACCAGCGCTGGCGCTCTACCCTCGCCGCCCTGCTCGGCCGCGTTTCACCGCCGGCCCTGGCCGAAGAAACGCCCCCCGAACTCGACCAGGCCTGCAAGCGCCCACCACAGGGCGACGACCGCCTGCCTGCAGTGCTCATGGCCCTGGCCCTGCGCGCACAATCCCAAGCCGAACTGGCACAGGCCAAGGCCGAGGCCTACCCGACGCTGTCGCTGCAGCCGCAGGTCAACCACTACCTGGACAACGACTACGACCGCGACAACAACCGCCTCGACCGCACCCAGGCGGGCATTTACCTGAACCTCGAGGTGCCGATCTACCAAGGCGGTGCCATCAGCGCCCGCAGCCGCGCGGCCGGGTATGCCCTGACCGCTGCCGACTCCGCCGAAGACGCTGCACGCCTGCAGGCCCGCCGCGGCCTGGCCGAAGCCATGGCGCAAACCTCGGGGCTGGGCCGCCGGCTGAGTTCGCTCCAGGCGCGCCAGGCCAGCATCAAGGAAGCACGCATGCTCTACGGCCGGCAATACCTGGACCTGGGCACACGGCCGCTGCTCGACCTGCTCAATGCCGAGCAGGAAATCTACCAGTCGCGCTTCGAACTTGCCGGCACCCGTTCCGACCTGCTGCGCCTGGATGTCGACTGCCTGTACAACACCGGCGCCCTGCGCATGGCCTTGGGCCTCGAAGGGCGCAACCTGCAAGGGGTGGAGATCGAGCCATGA
- a CDS encoding YkgJ family cysteine cluster protein yields MNDSLRFACTGCGKCCTGHHVPLTLAEARQWAASGGQVVVLIEAFVEDGPGMPADQREHVLRRSHPVPCGDSEVRVSVTFAAFNPGRCRNLDENDLCTIYESRPLVCRIYPVEINPHIPLRPENKDCPPEAWEQGPELIHGSLPVDPALQALVQASRQADRDDIAAKVAVCQALGMTISALKGNGFTAYLPDMGALAAALADIPAPHGAPWALHVQDAALLASLQAQGLQAGDTPSQYYAFIGF; encoded by the coding sequence GTGAACGACTCTTTGCGTTTTGCCTGTACCGGCTGTGGCAAGTGCTGCACCGGCCACCATGTGCCACTGACCTTGGCCGAGGCGCGCCAGTGGGCGGCCTCCGGCGGCCAGGTGGTGGTGCTGATCGAAGCCTTTGTGGAGGACGGCCCAGGGATGCCGGCAGACCAGCGTGAGCATGTGCTGCGCCGCTCGCACCCGGTGCCTTGTGGCGACAGCGAGGTGCGGGTTTCGGTGACCTTTGCCGCGTTCAACCCTGGGCGCTGCCGCAACCTGGACGAAAACGACCTGTGCACCATCTACGAGAGCCGGCCGCTGGTTTGCCGCATCTACCCGGTGGAAATCAACCCGCACATTCCACTTCGGCCAGAGAACAAGGACTGCCCGCCCGAGGCTTGGGAGCAAGGGCCTGAGCTGATTCATGGTTCATTGCCGGTGGACCCGGCGCTGCAGGCACTGGTGCAGGCGTCCCGGCAGGCAGATCGCGATGACATCGCGGCCAAGGTTGCCGTGTGCCAGGCCTTGGGCATGACCATCAGCGCGCTCAAGGGCAATGGCTTCACGGCCTACCTTCCAGATATGGGGGCCTTGGCTGCAGCGCTGGCGGATATACCGGCACCGCACGGTGCGCCGTGGGCCTTGCACGTCCAGGACGCAGCCCTGCTGGCCAGCCTGCAGGCGCAGGGTTTGCAGGCCGGCGACACGCCTTCGCAGTACTACGCCTTCATCGGCTTCTGA
- a CDS encoding chemotaxis protein — protein sequence MATQNARADALSLLLFTLRSGKLMAINLLKVSEIIPCPSLTKLPESHPHVKGVATLRGNPLSVIDLSRAIGERPLADPDGGCLIVTEISRSRQGLHVQAVSRIVHCLSTDIKPPPFGSGNRSFITGVTRVDNTLVQVLDIEKVIHAIAPPEPEPAPGKLNEEDASLLAAANILVVDDSQVALQQSVHTLRNLGIDCHTARSAKDAINVLLELQGTAQEINIIVSDIEMSEMDGYAFTRTLRETPDFQHLYVLLHTSLDSAMSAEKARLAGANAILTKFSSPELTDCLVVAARTVVFAER from the coding sequence ATGGCCACGCAAAATGCCCGCGCGGACGCGTTGTCCCTGCTGCTGTTCACCCTGCGCAGCGGCAAGCTGATGGCAATCAACCTGCTCAAGGTCAGCGAGATCATCCCTTGCCCGTCGCTGACCAAGTTGCCCGAATCGCACCCCCACGTGAAAGGCGTGGCGACCCTGCGCGGCAACCCGCTGTCGGTGATCGACCTGTCGCGGGCCATCGGTGAACGCCCACTGGCCGACCCCGACGGTGGCTGCCTGATCGTCACCGAGATCAGCCGCTCGCGCCAGGGCCTGCATGTGCAGGCAGTGAGCCGCATCGTCCACTGCCTGAGCACCGACATCAAACCGCCGCCCTTTGGCTCGGGCAACCGCTCGTTCATCACCGGCGTGACCCGCGTCGACAACACCTTGGTGCAGGTGCTGGACATCGAAAAGGTGATCCACGCCATCGCCCCGCCGGAGCCGGAGCCTGCTCCGGGCAAACTGAACGAAGAAGACGCCAGCCTGCTGGCCGCCGCCAACATTCTGGTGGTGGACGACAGCCAAGTGGCGCTGCAGCAGTCGGTGCACACCCTGCGTAACCTGGGCATCGACTGCCACACAGCCCGCAGTGCCAAGGATGCGATCAACGTGCTGCTGGAGCTGCAAGGTACTGCGCAGGAGATAAACATCATCGTGTCCGACATCGAGATGTCGGAGATGGACGGCTATGCCTTCACCCGCACGCTGCGCGAAACACCGGACTTCCAGCACCTTTACGTGCTGCTGCACACCTCGCTGGACAGCGCGATGAGTGCCGAGAAGGCCAGGCTGGCCGGGGCCAATGCCATCCTCACCAAGTTCTCCTCCCCGGAGCTGACCGATTGCCTGGTGGTGGCGGCGCGCACGGTAGTGTTTGCCGAACGATGA